Part of the Candidatus Dadabacteria bacterium genome, GGTATCAGATGAGTATGTGTTTTGTCAGAAGGAAGACAGGCCCCGGTCGCGGGTATGCCGCGCTTGTGCGGCGAAACGCCGCCGGGTTCAAAGAGGCCGCTTTGAGAAAAACCGGTCGCGGAGCAACCGGCGGGGCGGGGGCGCCGGTTTCAAACCCCTCTTTGCCGAAGGGCGTCGCCCCTTGCAGACCGGCGCAGTCGGCAAATGAAGAGTGGTCGCAGTCGGGTCGCGGTTTATGGCTGTGGCCGTGGCAGTCTCCGTCATCTGAATGCCCGGCGTGCGCCGCTTCGTCCGGCATGGGGCACGGGGACAAACTTGCGCCCGCAAATCCGGACGCGCAAACCAGCGCCAGAAAGAAAACCGCTATGCGCAAAACCATGCTTCCATTATCGGCCATACGGAGTGTATGTCAAACAAGTGGCGCGCCCGAGAGGATTTGAACCTCTGACCCTTGGCTCCGGAGGCCAATGCTCTATCCGGACTGAGCTACGGGCGCGCGGATTTTATTTTTTGATTTCCGCCATAACCGCCTGCATGTCTTCCCACAGCGGCCGTTTGAAAGCCGGATTCCTGAGAAGCGCGGCGGGGTGGTATGTTACCATAAGTTTGCAGTTTCCGTATGTGTGAAACACTCCCCTGAGAGAGCCGAGAGAGCGGCTGCCTTCAATTTTAAGCAACGCCTTTGCCGCCACAAGCCCGAGGCACACCACCACGCGCGGCGAAACGGAGTTTATCTGCCTGATGAGAAACGGCTCGCACTCGGCGACCTCGTCCGGCTCCGGATTGCGGTTTTCGGGCGGCCTGCACTTGACCACATTGCAGATGTAGACATCTTCGCGCGTCATTCCCATCGCCTCTATTATCTTGCCCAGAAGTTTGCCCGCCTTGCCGACAAACGGCCTTCCCTGCTCGTCTTCATCCCTGCCCGGCCCCTCGCCCACAAAAACAATGTCCGCGGAGGGGTTTCCCTCTCCAAACACAATGTTCTTTCTGGTGGAGTGAAGTTTGCATCTGGAGCAGTCTCCGAGGTCGTCCCTTATCTCCGGCAGACCTTCCGCGCCGCCCGCAAACAGGTCGCTCTCTATGATTATGGGAGACGGTTTCCCTTCGCTCTTTTTTTCCATATCCGTTTTCCTCTCCGTTGCGGGGGCGGGCTTCGCGCTCCGCGCCGGGGCGGCGCTCTGCTCCGGCATCACGCGCCCGTTTCCCATGCGCGACTGAAACTCAAGGTATCCCTTAAAGTCTCTTATCAGCCGTTTTGCCTCTTCGTTTCCACTCATGCGCGCCCGCGCGGCATTGAAAGCCGCCGCCTGTTTATCTACAATAAAATACACATTTTGCGGGCGCGCCGTAAGGGCGTTGCCTGAAAACTTACAATGTCAGAAGTTTACGACCACAAAACGGCGGAAGAAAAATGGCAGGGAAAGTGGAAGCGCGAGGGCTTTCACAAAACGGCGTCCGGTTCGGGCGGGAAGCCCTTTTACATACTTGAAATGTTTCCCTATCCGTCCGGGCGCATACACATGGGGCATGTCCGCAACTACACCATCGGGGATGTAATCGCCCGCTAT contains:
- a CDS encoding uracil-DNA glycosylase; its protein translation is MYFIVDKQAAAFNAARARMSGNEEAKRLIRDFKGYLEFQSRMGNGRVMPEQSAAPARSAKPAPATERKTDMEKKSEGKPSPIIIESDLFAGGAEGLPEIRDDLGDCSRCKLHSTRKNIVFGEGNPSADIVFVGEGPGRDEDEQGRPFVGKAGKLLGKIIEAMGMTREDVYICNVVKCRPPENRNPEPDEVAECEPFLIRQINSVSPRVVVCLGLVAAKALLKIEGSRSLGSLRGVFHTYGNCKLMVTYHPAALLRNPAFKRPLWEDMQAVMAEIKK